Below is a genomic region from Pseudomonas frederiksbergensis.
GTCCAACAGGTCGCGGCCGCCCACTTCAGGGTGTGGCGTCGACCAAGTGATGGTGATGCGAAAGTCGTCGGTCACCTGTTTGAGGTCCAGGGTCGAGGAACTCGCCGCATAGGGATAACAATCGCAGCCCACCGGGTGGCTTTTCGCCGCGTGTTCAAGAGAGGCCAATAGCTGCGGACTGCGCCCCCAATTGCCGGCACCCGCGCATTTGAGATGGGAAATAATCACCGGACTTTTCGCGTGGCGAGCGATCTGGAATGCCTCGTCCATGGCCTCCAGCACCGGCTCGAACTCGCTGCGCAAATGGGTGGTATAAACCGCACCGAACGCCGTCAGTTCTTCAGTCAGTTGCATGACTTCGTCAGTAGACGCCGAGAAAGCACTGGCATAGGCCAGCCCTGTGGACAAACCCAACGCACCGGCCTCCAGGCTCTCGCGCAGTTGCTCACGCATGGCCGCAATTTCGCTGGGTGTAGCGGTGCGAAACAAGTCGTCCAGATGATTACTGCGCAGCGCCGTGTGACCCACCAACGCCGCCACATTCAAGGTTGGATTGGCCGCTTCGACTGCTGCGCGGTAGTCGCTGAAACGTGGATAAACAAAGGCTGCGGACGTGCCGAGCAGGTTCATCGGGTCCGGCGGATCACCGCGCAAGCTCACCGGCGAGGCGCTGATCCCGCAGTTGCCGACGATCACCGTGGTCACTCCCTGGCTGAGTTTGGGCAGCATCTGCGGTTGACGAATCACCACGGTGTCATCGTGGGTGTGCACGTCGATGAAACCCGGCGCGAGCACTCGTCCGGCCGCGTCGATTTCCTCATCGGCGCTGGCACCCTGCAAGTCACCAATGCGCTCGATACGCCCATTCATGATCGCCACGTCAGCGGGATAACCCGGCGTGTCGCTGCCGTCGATGATCACGGCGTTGCGAATCAACGTGTGGTAGTGCATATCAGTCTCCCAGCGGCAGATGATCATCGCCGCCACGGTAGTCGTCGAGGGCAAGTTTGATCCGCCGCAGACGCTCTTGATTGTCTTCAGGTTGAGCCAGCGCCAGCTCGGTAGCCAGCACGTCGATCGCCAACAGCATGCCGTAGCGCGCCGCCGTCGGTTTGTAGATGAACGAGGTTTCGGCGCTTTGCAGCGGCAGCACTACATCGGCCAATTGCGCCAGCGTTGAGTCGGCCAGGGTAATCGCCAGGATGCGGGTGCCGTAACTGCGCGCCAACTCGACAGCCTCCAGCAGTTCAGGGGTGATGCCAGTCAGCGAACAGACGATCAGCGCGTGCTCCGCGCCCAAGGATGCGGCGGTCACGCGCATCATCACCGGGTCATGACAGGCGGCAATCGGGTAGCCGAGGCGCACCAGCCGCACTTGCAGCTCATCGCTACAGAGTGTCGAGCATCCGCCCATGCCGAACGCATGAATCATCCGCGCCTTGCCCAGCAACTTCACCGCATCGGAGAAACGCGACTCATCGAACGCCGACAAATGCTGGCGCAGTGTCGACTCGATATCGCCGACGATCTGCCGATAAAACGCCGACTGTTCCGGCTTCCCCGCGGGGTCAAGGAAGCGGCTGCCGACCCCGCTGGCCTGGGCCAGTTGCAGGCGCAAATCACGCAGGTCACGGCAGCCGACACTGCGGGCAAACCGCGAGAGCGTCGCGCTGCTGACTTCGGCTCGCAGTGCCAGTTCGTCGAGGCTCGCCGAAGCGGCGAACCCCACATCGTCGAGCATCAATCGGGCAATCCGCCCTTCGCCGGCGCTGAAGGAATCCTGACGTGCGCGAATCTGGTAGAGGATGTCCATTTAGCGCACCTGCTGTTCAAAGCACATAGGAGAGCCCAAGCGTCAGGCCGAACGCGACCACCGAAATCAAAGTCTCTAGCACCGTCCAGGTCTTGAAGGTCTGGGTCACGGTCATATTGAAGTACTCCTTGATCAACCAGAAGCCACCGTCGTTGACATGAGAAAAGATAACCGAGCCCGCGCCTGTCGCCAGCACCAGCAGTTC
It encodes:
- a CDS encoding MurR/RpiR family transcriptional regulator, which translates into the protein MDILYQIRARQDSFSAGEGRIARLMLDDVGFAASASLDELALRAEVSSATLSRFARSVGCRDLRDLRLQLAQASGVGSRFLDPAGKPEQSAFYRQIVGDIESTLRQHLSAFDESRFSDAVKLLGKARMIHAFGMGGCSTLCSDELQVRLVRLGYPIAACHDPVMMRVTAASLGAEHALIVCSLTGITPELLEAVELARSYGTRILAITLADSTLAQLADVVLPLQSAETSFIYKPTAARYGMLLAIDVLATELALAQPEDNQERLRRIKLALDDYRGGDDHLPLGD
- a CDS encoding N-acyl-D-amino-acid deacylase family protein, with the translated sequence MHYHTLIRNAVIIDGSDTPGYPADVAIMNGRIERIGDLQGASADEEIDAAGRVLAPGFIDVHTHDDTVVIRQPQMLPKLSQGVTTVIVGNCGISASPVSLRGDPPDPMNLLGTSAAFVYPRFSDYRAAVEAANPTLNVAALVGHTALRSNHLDDLFRTATPSEIAAMREQLRESLEAGALGLSTGLAYASAFSASTDEVMQLTEELTAFGAVYTTHLRSEFEPVLEAMDEAFQIARHAKSPVIISHLKCAGAGNWGRSPQLLASLEHAAKSHPVGCDCYPYAASSSTLDLKQVTDDFRITITWSTPHPEVGGRDLLDIAAEWGVPLLDTARRLQPAGAVYYGMDEADVRRILAHPLSMIGSDGLPEDPFPHPRLWGAFPRVLGHFSRDLGLFPLHTAVHKMTGLSAARFGLKERGEICEGHWADLVLFDPLRVRDVADFNDPQRSAEGIDGVWVNGVLSYREGRASNSRAGRFLAREGDLRTGFH